The Niveispirillum cyanobacteriorum genome segment ACGGCGGGGCGCAGGCCGGCCTCGGGCGGGCTGTCGATCAGCTGGATACGGCCATAGGCGTCCACGCCCATATGTCGGTCATCGGGTGCGACATAGACATGGCCACCCATGACCTCTTCCCCATCGCGCGCAACCGTGACTGGTAACGCGCATCCGGCATCCAGCCAATCTGCGAAACCCGTTACGAAGCCGCGCGCGATATGCTGCACCACCAGGATGGGCAGGGGAAATTCCGCCGGCAGGGCGCTGAGGATGGTCTGCAGCGCGATGGGCCCGCCCGTGCTGGCCCCGATGGCCACCACCCGCGCCTTGTCCCGCGGGCCGCTACTGGCCGCCGCCGCGACGGCGGCCACCCGTTCGGCAATGGCCGGCGCGCGTTTCCAGCGGCGCACGACCTTCACTTCCGACATCAGGCGGACCGAGGTGACCAAGGCCTCGGCTTCCCGCTCATGATCATCATGGCCCAGGCCCGCCGGGCGGCGGATGAAGGCCAGGGCACCCGCCTCCACAGCCTTGAAGGTGGCCGCCACCTCGTCCTGCACGGCGCCGCTGACGATGACGATGGGGACCGGCACCGTCTCCATTATCTCCCGCGTGGCGGAAAACCCGTCCAGGCCCGGCATATGGATATCCATGGTCACCACGTCCGGCTTCAACCGGCGCACCGCCTCCACGGCAGCAGCACCATCCGAAACGGCGGCCACGACCTTGATGTCTGGCTCGCTTTCCAGGATGGCAGTCAAGAACACCCGGATGGTGGGCGAATCCTCAGCGACGAGAACCTTGATCACGCAGAATATCCTCAGATCAGGCGACCGATGATCTCCAGCAGGTCGCTCTGGTCGAAACTCTTTTTAACGATATAGGCACTGGCGCCGACATCAACCCCGCGCTCCCTATCCTCTCGCGTTTCCAGCGAGGTGATCAGGATGGCCGGTATCTCCGACAGGCGGGGATCTTGGCGGATACTGGCGATCAGTTCGAAGCCGCTCATGCGCGGCATTTCCACGTCCGACACGACAAGATCGAACATCTCACCGGCCAGGACGTTCCACGCCTCCATCCCGTCCACACAGGTCCGCACCCGGAACCCGGCGGCTTCCAGCACATGCTTGAACAGGGTGCGGGCCGTGATGCTGTCCTCGGCAATCAGGATGGACTTACGTGTCGGCGTCGCATTGGCCGTGACCGGTCGCGCCGAACGGGCCTGAAAATCGGGACGCAATGCCGCACGCAGTAGGTCATGCACATTCAGCACGAAACCCAGGCGCCCCGATGGCAAAGCCACGGCACCCGCCACGCCCGGCACCCGCGTCAGGGGCCAGGCCAGCGGCTTCATCAATATCTCACTCTCGCCCAGGACCGTTTCCACCTCCACGGCCAGCCGCTGGCCGGCGGCGGCAAGCACCACATAGGCGCGGAAATCCCCCGACGGTCCCGTGCCGGGCAGGTGCAGCAGGTCCGACAGCCGGACCAGCGCCAGGGGCCGCCCGTCGATGCGCAACATCTCCCGGCCTTCCACCATCTGCACTTCTGCACTGGCCACGCGCCCCACGCGTTCAATGCGGTTGGTGGGCATGGCATAGACATTGCCGCCCACCGCCGTCATCACCACCCGGAACGCCGCCATGGTGACCGGCAGCAACAGGCGGAAAACCGTCCCCTGGCCCGGCTGGCTTTCCACGGTAACGGTGCCGCCCAGCCGCTCCACCTTCTCCTGCACGATGGCCAAGCCCAGGCCGCGCCCGGATATATCCGTCACCCCGTCGCTGGTCGACAGGCCGGATTGAAAGGCCAGGGCCATGATCTGGTCGGGCGCCAGGCCCGCCGCCTGCTCGGCCTCCAGAAGGCCGGTCTGCACCGCCTCCTGGGTCAGGCGGCCCAGATCCATGCCCTTGCCATCATCGCTGATGGCAATCTCCGCCCGCCCGCCATCGCGCTGGCTGACGGTCAGCGATATGGTGGCCCGCGCCGGCTTGCCCGCCGCCATCCGCTCCTCGGGCCGCTCGATCCCGTGATCAATGGCGTTGCGCGCCAGATGCAGCAGCGCCTCGCGCAATTCCTCCTGCACGCGGCGGTCCAGCTCCAGCTCCTGGCCGGCCAGCTCCAGCTGTATATCCTTACCCTGCCGGCGTGACAGGTCACGTAGATCCTGGGCAACAGGCTCCAGAAGCGTGCCGGCGGGCAACATCAGAACCTGTTTCGTGCCCGACAGAAGGCTGTCGACCCCCTTGGACAGGCCGCGCACATCATGGTCGGCTTCCAGGGCCAAACGGCTCAGCTTCGTTGCGACCCAGGCCAAGGT includes the following:
- a CDS encoding hybrid sensor histidine kinase/response regulator encodes the protein MNSRNEQLFQRLLAMFMVEAEEHVGSLAVSLRELEAGVSEQRARELIEKTFREVHTLKGAARTVNLSHLVALCHAMESLLALLKRGELRLGPGVVAVLADGFAALRRMVPNEVNGNSPPPVEGLDTLIARLEGAAKGEAAAPVVAAAPPTPSAPVVEAPKQPPLPPKPPPAPAKRVQAEEPFVAGPRQTLRVPIERLDFLLHQAEELINAKLSGGERVAEIKALGTGLMDRMRTRQRLDSAQQAEHDAQTLAWVATKLSRLALEADHDVRGLSKGVDSLLSGTKQVLMLPAGTLLEPVAQDLRDLSRRQGKDIQLELAGQELELDRRVQEELREALLHLARNAIDHGIERPEERMAAGKPARATISLTVSQRDGGRAEIAISDDGKGMDLGRLTQEAVQTGLLEAEQAAGLAPDQIMALAFQSGLSTSDGVTDISGRGLGLAIVQEKVERLGGTVTVESQPGQGTVFRLLLPVTMAAFRVVMTAVGGNVYAMPTNRIERVGRVASAEVQMVEGREMLRIDGRPLALVRLSDLLHLPGTGPSGDFRAYVVLAAAGQRLAVEVETVLGESEILMKPLAWPLTRVPGVAGAVALPSGRLGFVLNVHDLLRAALRPDFQARSARPVTANATPTRKSILIAEDSITARTLFKHVLEAAGFRVRTCVDGMEAWNVLAGEMFDLVVSDVEMPRMSGFELIASIRQDPRLSEIPAILITSLETREDRERGVDVGASAYIVKKSFDQSDLLEIIGRLI
- the cheB gene encoding chemotaxis-specific protein-glutamate methyltransferase CheB, which produces MIKVLVAEDSPTIRVFLTAILESEPDIKVVAAVSDGAAAVEAVRRLKPDVVTMDIHMPGLDGFSATREIMETVPVPIVIVSGAVQDEVAATFKAVEAGALAFIRRPAGLGHDDHEREAEALVTSVRLMSEVKVVRRWKRAPAIAERVAAVAAAASSGPRDKARVVAIGASTGGPIALQTILSALPAEFPLPILVVQHIARGFVTGFADWLDAGCALPVTVARDGEEVMGGHVYVAPDDRHMGVDAYGRIQLIDSPPEAGLRPAVGHLFRSVAAQYGGRSIGVLLTGMGADGADDLCVLRTLGAVTIAQDAASSVVHGMPGVAIERGGAMHVLAPAAIAAKLVEVG